In the genome of Globicephala melas chromosome 3, mGloMel1.2, whole genome shotgun sequence, one region contains:
- the THG1L gene encoding probable tRNA(His) guanylyltransferase isoform X2, which produces MTHVVSQFASSYVFYWRDYFEDQPLLYPPGFDGRVVVYPSNQTLKDYLSWRQADCHINNLYNTVFWALVQQSGLTPIQAQERLQGTLTADKNEILFSEFNINYNNEPLMYRKGTVLIWQKVDEVTTKEVRLPAEMEGRKMVVTRTRTKAVPLHCDVIGDAFWKEHPEILHEDS; this is translated from the exons ATGACTCACGTGGTCTCCCAGTTCGCCTCCAGCTATGTGTTTTACTGGAGGGATTACTTTGAGGACCAGCCCCTTCTGTATCCCCCAGGCTTTGATGGAAGAGTCGTGGTGTATCCTAGCAACCAGACCTTAAAGGACTATCTCAGCTGGCGGCAAGCAGATT GTCACATCAATAATCTTTATAATACAGTTTTCTGGGCACTTGTACAGCAGTCTGGATTAACACCAATACAAGCCCAAGAGAGATTACAG ggAACTCTTACAGCAGACAAgaatgagattttattttctgaattcaaCATCAACTACAATAATGAGCCACTGATGTATAGGAAGGGAACTGTGTTGATATGGCAGAAG GTGGATGAAGTCACGACAAAAGAAGTTAGGCTGCCAgcagaaatggaaggaagaaagatggTGGTGACCCGGACCAGGACTAAGGCGGTGCCCTTACACTGCGATGTCATTGGGGATGCTTTCTGGAAGGAACATCCAGAAATCCTACATGAAGACAGCTGA
- the THG1L gene encoding probable tRNA(His) guanylyltransferase isoform X3 — protein MGRVMSTALCSSGKVIGLKEEPGFDGRVVVYPSNQTLKDYLSWRQADCHINNLYNTVFWALVQQSGLTPIQAQERLQGTLTADKNEILFSEFNINYNNEPLMYRKGTVLIWQKVDEVTTKEVRLPAEMEGRKMVVTRTRTKAVPLHCDVIGDAFWKEHPEILHEDS, from the exons ATGGGCAGAGTGATGAGTACAGCTTTGTGTTCAAGCGGAAAAGTAATTGGTTTAAAAGAAGAGCCAG GCTTTGATGGAAGAGTCGTGGTGTATCCTAGCAACCAGACCTTAAAGGACTATCTCAGCTGGCGGCAAGCAGATT GTCACATCAATAATCTTTATAATACAGTTTTCTGGGCACTTGTACAGCAGTCTGGATTAACACCAATACAAGCCCAAGAGAGATTACAG ggAACTCTTACAGCAGACAAgaatgagattttattttctgaattcaaCATCAACTACAATAATGAGCCACTGATGTATAGGAAGGGAACTGTGTTGATATGGCAGAAG GTGGATGAAGTCACGACAAAAGAAGTTAGGCTGCCAgcagaaatggaaggaagaaagatggTGGTGACCCGGACCAGGACTAAGGCGGTGCCCTTACACTGCGATGTCATTGGGGATGCTTTCTGGAAGGAACATCCAGAAATCCTACATGAAGACAGCTGA
- the THG1L gene encoding probable tRNA(His) guanylyltransferase isoform X1, whose product MWAAGAVKVSGCLAAFSVTLRRCLKLGAAMAKSKFEYVRDFEADDTCLAHCWVVVRLDGRNFHRFAEKHNFAKPNDSRALHLMTKCAQTVMEELEDIVIAYGQSDEYSFVFKRKSNWFKRRASKFMTHVVSQFASSYVFYWRDYFEDQPLLYPPGFDGRVVVYPSNQTLKDYLSWRQADCHINNLYNTVFWALVQQSGLTPIQAQERLQGTLTADKNEILFSEFNINYNNEPLMYRKGTVLIWQKVDEVTTKEVRLPAEMEGRKMVVTRTRTKAVPLHCDVIGDAFWKEHPEILHEDS is encoded by the exons ATGTGGGCTGCTGGCGCCGTGAAAGTTAGCGGTTGCTTGGCTGCCTTTTCCGTCACTTTGAGACGGTGCTTGAAATTGGGAGCGGCAATGGCAAAGAGCAAGTTCGAGTACGTGCGGGACTTCGAGGCTGACGACACATGCCTTGCCCACTGCTGGGTGGTGGTGCGGCTGGACGGCAGGAATTTCCATCG GTTTGCTGAGAAGCACAACTTTGCAAAACCTAATGACAGCCGTGCTCTCCATCTAATGACTAAATGTGCCCAAACCGTAATGGAAGAACTGGAGGATATTGTGATTGCATATGGGCAGAGTGATGAGTACAGCTTTGTGTTCAAGCGGAAAAGTAATTGGTTTAAAAGAAGAGCCAG TAAGTTTATGACTCACGTGGTCTCCCAGTTCGCCTCCAGCTATGTGTTTTACTGGAGGGATTACTTTGAGGACCAGCCCCTTCTGTATCCCCCAGGCTTTGATGGAAGAGTCGTGGTGTATCCTAGCAACCAGACCTTAAAGGACTATCTCAGCTGGCGGCAAGCAGATT GTCACATCAATAATCTTTATAATACAGTTTTCTGGGCACTTGTACAGCAGTCTGGATTAACACCAATACAAGCCCAAGAGAGATTACAG ggAACTCTTACAGCAGACAAgaatgagattttattttctgaattcaaCATCAACTACAATAATGAGCCACTGATGTATAGGAAGGGAACTGTGTTGATATGGCAGAAG GTGGATGAAGTCACGACAAAAGAAGTTAGGCTGCCAgcagaaatggaaggaagaaagatggTGGTGACCCGGACCAGGACTAAGGCGGTGCCCTTACACTGCGATGTCATTGGGGATGCTTTCTGGAAGGAACATCCAGAAATCCTACATGAAGACAGCTGA